In Malus sylvestris chromosome 16, drMalSylv7.2, whole genome shotgun sequence, the following are encoded in one genomic region:
- the LOC126607398 gene encoding uncharacterized protein LOC126607398, whose amino-acid sequence MPQIASRPSLISLVAALLIILVAPIPSLTHAGKPHLINFRSPNLFPEGLAYDSSAQHFIVGSIRQRTIHSVSDAGVVDTLISDPTLPDNVTVLGLAVDKLNNRLLACITAMDPLPQFHALAAYDLRTRQRLFLAPLPSDDEGPRPVANDVAVDFKGNAYVTNSAGNYIWKVNAQGEASIFSKSRAFTSQRVDPDFPYSFCGLNGVAYNSKGYLLVVQSNTGKMFKVDADDGTARLVLLPEDLNIADGVAIRSDGVVLVVSHKTLWFLKSQDSWGEGGIYDKIALDPEGFPTSVAVGGEDRVYVLRGHVLEGLRGNVEREEFSIGEVRSERESKEDGVWIFVLIGLGLAYFLFWRFQMRHLVGNLNKKTN is encoded by the coding sequence ATGCCTCAAATCGCATCCAGACCATCCTTAATCTCCCTCGTCGCCGCCCTTCTCATCATCTTGGTGGCCCCAATCCCATCGCTGACCCATGCCGGAAAGCCCCACCTCATCAATTTCCGATCCCCCAACCTCTTCCCCGAAGGCCTCGCCTACGACTCATCCGCCCAGCACTTCATTGTCGGCTCCATCCGCCAACGCACCATCCACTCTGTGTCCGACGCCGGCGTCGTCGATACTCTCATCTCCGACCCCACCCTCCCCGACAACGTCACCGTCCTCGGCCTCGCCGTCGACAAACTCAACAACCGCCTCCTCGCCTGCATCACTGCGATGGACCCGCTCCCCCAATTCCACGCGCTCGCCGCCTACGACCTCCGCACGCGCCAGCGCCTCTTCCTCGCTCCCCTCCCGTCAGACGACGAGGGGCCGCGTCCGGTCGCGAACGACGTCGCGGTGGACTTCAAAGGCAACGCCTACGTCACCAACTCGGCCGGCAACTACATCTGGAAGGTCAACGCTCAAGGGGAGGCTTCCATCTTCTCCAAGTCACGCGCCTTCACGTCGCAGCGCGTGGACCCCGACTTTCCGTACAGTTTCTGCGGCCTGAACGGCGTCGCTTACAACAGCAAGGGATATCTCTTGGTGGTGCAATCGAACACCGGCAAGATGTTCAAGGTGGACGCCGACGACGGCACGGCGAGGTTGGTGCTGTTGCCGGAGGACTTAAATATCGCGGACGGGGTCGCGATCCGAAGCGACGGCGTCGTTCTGGTGGTGTCCCACAAGACACTGTGGTTCCTGAAGAGCCAGGACAGTTGGGGGGAGGGCGGAATTTATGACAAAATTGCCCTTGATCCGGAGGGGTTTCCGACTTCGGTGGCGGTCGGGGGGGAGGACAGGGTGTACGTGTTGCGGGGGCACGTGTTGGAAGGTCTGAGGGGAAATGTGGAGCGGGAGGAGTTTAGTATTGGGGAGGTGAGGTCGGAGAGGGAGAGCAAGGAAGACGGTGTTTGGATCTTCGTTTTGATCGGGTTGGGATTGGCCTATTTCCTGTTTTGGAGGTTTCAGATGAGGCACCTCGTTGGCAACTTGAACAAAAAAACCAATTAG